The proteins below come from a single Nitrospirota bacterium genomic window:
- a CDS encoding exosortase/archaeosortase family protein — protein MACTIYSGAVLVFPAGWKKKLAGIFIGFFVIQFFNILRVLALVYAEQYDKSLFDYLHIYVGQGIMIALSLGIFFLYLNYANKSKTSFS, from the coding sequence GGCGTGCACAATCTATTCCGGTGCAGTTCTGGTTTTTCCTGCCGGCTGGAAAAAGAAACTTGCCGGCATCTTCATTGGGTTCTTTGTAATCCAGTTTTTCAATATCCTCAGGGTACTGGCACTGGTGTATGCAGAGCAGTATGATAAAAGCCTGTTTGACTATCTCCATATCTATGTGGGGCAGGGCATCATGATCGCTCTGTCTCTCGGCATTTTTTTCCTTTACCTGAACTATGCAAATAAATCTAAAACATCTTTTTCCTAA
- a CDS encoding exosortase H-associated membrane protein, producing the protein MKNTELTDIMRRDSVIYIKFTPLTMKNALLSAKVDKSHYTFNVPLTLSVLASLFPFIQRRLRACIECLLMLFTVHFIYIFFLATLLLTVLYMDRGIEAVSEFRLAAYKFLWGFSGRMLLRVAPFLIGVYIFLRFRKAESR; encoded by the coding sequence ATGAAGAATACAGAGCTGACGGATATAATGAGACGGGATTCGGTAATTTATATAAAATTCACTCCGCTGACAATGAAAAATGCCCTTCTTTCTGCAAAAGTCGACAAGTCTCATTATACGTTTAATGTTCCCTTAACCCTGTCTGTTCTGGCATCTCTTTTCCCATTCATACAGAGGAGACTGAGAGCCTGTATTGAGTGCCTTCTCATGCTGTTTACAGTGCATTTTATCTATATTTTTTTTCTTGCCACATTGCTGCTGACGGTGTTGTACATGGACAGGGGGATCGAGGCTGTGAGTGAGTTCCGTCTCGCAGCATACAAATTCCTCTGGGGTTTTTCAGGCAGGATGCTCCTCAGAGTTGCCCCTTTTCTGATTGGGGTGTATATCTTTCTGAGATTCAGAAAGGCTGAATCCCGGTAA
- a CDS encoding DUF5658 family protein — MDERRIIPDRRRQPAPFLGRHTFLSGQRKTIRRRADQKKHFFVDHYSPSLLVTVLLLLLLSVLDAYLTLELLDAEIIFEANPVMASYLEYGNATFYCVKFLFTSAAILIFCVFSHFSVTRVSLALALLLYFGVVLYQMRIMHLFFPRF; from the coding sequence ATGGATGAGAGAAGAATTATCCCGGACAGAAGAAGGCAACCGGCGCCGTTTCTGGGCAGACATACGTTTCTTTCCGGTCAGAGAAAGACCATCAGGAGAAGAGCGGATCAGAAGAAACATTTTTTTGTTGACCATTACAGCCCCAGTCTTCTCGTAACAGTTCTGCTCCTGTTGCTCCTGAGCGTTCTTGACGCATATCTGACACTCGAGCTGCTTGATGCAGAAATAATATTCGAGGCAAACCCTGTGATGGCTTCATATCTGGAATACGGAAACGCGACTTTTTACTGTGTAAAGTTCCTTTTCACTTCAGCAGCAATATTGATTTTCTGCGTATTCAGTCATTTCTCTGTCACGCGCGTTTCACTGGCATTGGCATTATTGCTGTATTTTGGGGTTGTGCTGTATCAGATGAGGATCATGCATCTCTTCTTCCCCCGGTTTTAG
- a CDS encoding PilZ domain-containing protein, translating into MQLERRRHRRSSMITTVEFTLESSTADDTFSGVITNASESGVCLLTKHYLHKEQKIIINNGASPLSRTAIVRWVEKFNSHYFAVGLEFV; encoded by the coding sequence ATGCAACTGGAAAGAAGAAGGCACCGGCGCAGCAGCATGATTACCACTGTAGAATTTACTCTGGAATCATCAACTGCAGATGATACATTCAGTGGCGTTATCACGAACGCCAGCGAGTCAGGTGTTTGCCTTCTCACAAAGCACTATTTGCACAAAGAGCAGAAGATAATAATCAATAACGGTGCTTCGCCATTGTCCAGAACCGCAATAGTCCGGTGGGTCGAAAAGTTCAACAGTCACTATTTTGCAGTCGGGCTTGAATTTGTCTGA
- a CDS encoding OmpA family protein, giving the protein MKNAQRIAVVLFLAGAFLMLYSPVMGQEDDRGSKDHPMFSRMPNTYIDSYTEKAFDRYEFTDQQGKTIPVEGHTYIISYCIKSDALAPSELQIIRNHTNAIKKIGGQVIHENSSKADMKVTRGSSVTWAEVTPWNGGDCYTLAIVEQQEMVQEVVADSQSMSRDIGETGRVAIYGIYFDTNKAEIKPESDSTLREIAKLLSQDRKIMLHVVGHTDNAGEFDYNMKLSQARADAVVKALVGRFGADGSRLKPNGVGPLSPVASNNTEEGRARNRRVELVAQ; this is encoded by the coding sequence GTGAAAAACGCGCAAAGGATAGCAGTAGTTCTTTTTCTGGCAGGTGCGTTTCTGATGCTGTATTCCCCTGTCATGGGCCAGGAAGATGACCGTGGCAGCAAAGATCACCCCATGTTCTCCAGAATGCCGAATACCTATATTGACAGCTATACAGAAAAAGCATTCGACAGGTATGAATTCACCGACCAGCAGGGCAAGACAATTCCAGTTGAAGGGCACACATATATCATCAGCTATTGCATTAAAAGTGATGCGCTGGCCCCCAGCGAACTCCAGATTATCCGGAATCATACCAATGCGATTAAGAAGATCGGCGGACAGGTGATTCACGAAAATTCCAGTAAGGCCGATATGAAAGTAACGAGAGGGTCCTCGGTTACCTGGGCGGAGGTCACACCATGGAACGGGGGAGACTGTTATACCCTTGCAATTGTTGAACAGCAGGAAATGGTGCAGGAGGTGGTCGCTGACTCACAGTCCATGTCCAGGGACATCGGTGAGACGGGAAGGGTTGCGATCTACGGAATCTATTTTGATACGAATAAAGCGGAAATAAAGCCTGAATCCGATTCAACCCTCAGGGAAATCGCAAAACTCCTTTCGCAGGACCGGAAGATAATGCTTCATGTTGTCGGGCACACCGATAATGCCGGAGAATTCGATTATAATATGAAACTTTCCCAGGCACGTGCCGATGCAGTGGTTAAAGCGCTTGTGGGCAGGTTCGGGGCTGACGGGAGCAGGCTCAAGCCAAATGGTGTCGGGCCTCTGTCGCCGGTTGCGTCCAACAATACGGAAGAGGGAAGAGCCAGAAACCGCCGCGTGGAACTGGTAGCCCAGTAA
- a CDS encoding SDR family NAD(P)-dependent oxidoreductase, whose product MKAVDEAVKTFGKIDILIHTAGVAVWTTLKNQRLADIENQIRTNLEGLMKMTLT is encoded by the coding sequence GTGAAGGCAGTTGATGAAGCCGTGAAGACCTTCGGAAAGATTGATATTCTCATCCATACTGCCGGGGTGGCAGTATGGACAACGCTGAAAAACCAGCGTCTTGCTGATATTGAAAACCAGATAAGGACTAACCTGGAAGGGCTTATGAAGATGACCCTGACATAA
- a CDS encoding chromate resistance protein ChrB domain-containing protein, translating into MAKAQSASEIRWLVFFYTIPSKPVRNRVTIWRRLLKAGALLFKGSVYILPDTEDNYEFLSWLMSEVASLKGDAAFLRTDKIEAFDNLQIIKLFNENRGIEYRRILEDIEEIERKMAGIRIGGASQNKKDIPKQIRKCQKSFEDIKKTDFFASERGHQIEKRLEEILTGLNSITGTAIKNHAARLSPAHIEEYQGKTWVTRKKPFVDRFASAWLVKKFIDKKPSFAFIDEQDLQAMAQDVVAFDIRGGRFTHSGDLCTFEVLIKSFGLKNKALRKMAEIVHELDMKDDKFRTPEAKGIEDILSGIRRTTEDDHESLEKGMAIFEMLYVSKHK; encoded by the coding sequence ATGGCAAAAGCTCAGTCGGCATCCGAAATAAGATGGCTGGTATTCTTCTATACGATTCCCTCTAAGCCTGTAAGAAACAGGGTAACAATCTGGAGAAGACTCCTGAAGGCGGGGGCATTGCTGTTTAAAGGGTCTGTCTATATTTTGCCGGACACGGAAGATAACTATGAATTTCTCTCATGGCTGATGTCTGAGGTTGCGTCATTGAAGGGAGATGCTGCTTTCTTAAGAACAGATAAAATTGAAGCATTCGACAATCTGCAGATCATAAAACTTTTCAATGAAAACAGGGGGATCGAGTATCGGCGCATTCTTGAGGACATTGAAGAAATAGAAAGAAAAATGGCCGGCATAAGGATAGGGGGGGCTTCACAAAACAAGAAAGATATTCCCAAACAAATCAGGAAGTGTCAGAAGTCTTTCGAAGACATAAAGAAAACAGACTTCTTTGCCTCTGAAAGAGGGCATCAAATTGAAAAAAGATTGGAGGAAATTCTCACGGGGCTCAACAGTATCACGGGGACTGCAATAAAAAATCATGCGGCAAGGCTATCCCCTGCGCACATTGAAGAGTATCAGGGCAAAACATGGGTCACCCGTAAAAAACCATTTGTGGACAGATTTGCGTCGGCATGGCTTGTGAAGAAATTTATCGACAAAAAACCTTCTTTTGCCTTTATTGACGAACAGGACCTTCAGGCTATGGCACAAGATGTGGTTGCCTTCGATATTCGCGGAGGCAGATTTACCCATTCGGGAGACCTGTGCACCTTCGAGGTGCTGATAAAATCGTTCGGTCTGAAAAATAAGGCCCTGAGGAAGATGGCAGAAATCGTGCATGAGCTGGATATGAAAGATGATAAATTCCGGACTCCTGAAGCAAAGGGGATCGAGGATATTCTCTCAGGGATAAGGAGAACGACAGAGGATGACCATGAATCACTGGAAAAAGGAATGGCTATTTTTGAGATGCTTTACGTCTCAAAACATAAATGA
- a CDS encoding HDIG domain-containing metalloprotein gives MNYRIQDSDKDLLRKAGVPEEDIQHSIKVGEKALEIARRTGQKLDMDLVGRGALFHDLGKAVTHAIEHGKIGAEMGRDLGLPKSVTDIMEKHIRGGLTEEEARELGLPVKDYALKTLEEKIVIYADRLVDIITEGIVDIGGDEREAERRFEEILRAYEKYGKNERTLNRYLGYHAEIQSLIKE, from the coding sequence ATGAACTATCGGATTCAGGATTCGGACAAAGATCTCCTGAGGAAAGCAGGGGTGCCTGAGGAAGATATACAACACAGTATCAAGGTCGGGGAAAAGGCGCTTGAAATTGCCAGAAGAACCGGTCAGAAACTCGACATGGACCTTGTCGGCAGGGGAGCCCTGTTTCATGATCTCGGCAAAGCGGTCACCCATGCCATCGAACATGGAAAGATCGGCGCTGAGATGGGCAGGGATCTTGGGCTGCCAAAATCGGTTACCGATATCATGGAGAAACATATAAGGGGAGGACTCACGGAAGAAGAAGCCAGGGAGCTTGGCCTACCGGTGAAAGATTATGCACTCAAAACACTCGAAGAGAAGATTGTCATCTATGCAGACAGGCTGGTGGATATTATCACTGAAGGGATCGTGGATATCGGAGGAGATGAACGCGAGGCAGAACGGAGGTTCGAAGAGATACTGAGGGCATATGAAAAATATGGGAAGAATGAGAGGACACTGAACAGGTATCTCGGCTATCATGCAGAAATACAATCTCTGATAAAAGAATGA
- a CDS encoding MFS transporter, with the protein MITPFRILCATGFTAIFSAVIAKSPVLPLFATHLGGDPARVGLVAAMSAFTGVVFSIPAGILADRFGKRRMLLISSLIFVSAPFSYLVVTHIWQLAIVRLYHGLATAIFTPISMALVSELFQKERGEKMGWFSTATLLGRFAAPLAGGGIISAMAVYGSFQFTAVYIVCSVAGIATFLIALHIPRGTEQHATGKSWQGSWETFKAVITSRAIIITSAVEAAILFLYGTFETFLPLYALKSGFTTAEVGIFLSVQIITLALTRPSMGRFSDMHGRKPQIFFGALLGAVCMGLLAFVQGFVWFLTVSIFIGLSLSIVTAATSALIADLSKSEGRGSAMGILGSIMDIGHTTGPIVAGIVAAMYGFEKAFLVAAALLATLALIFLMHAGRSALYDFQKG; encoded by the coding sequence ATGATCACCCCGTTCCGGATACTCTGCGCGACCGGTTTCACTGCAATCTTCAGCGCGGTGATCGCAAAGAGCCCGGTGCTGCCATTGTTTGCGACTCATCTTGGAGGAGACCCCGCCCGTGTTGGTCTGGTGGCTGCGATGTCGGCCTTCACGGGTGTGGTATTCAGCATTCCTGCCGGCATACTGGCAGACCGTTTCGGCAAGAGAAGAATGCTTCTTATCTCGTCGCTCATATTCGTCTCGGCTCCGTTTTCCTATCTTGTGGTCACACACATTTGGCAGCTGGCAATTGTGCGTCTTTACCACGGTCTTGCAACAGCGATTTTTACTCCGATCAGCATGGCCCTTGTTTCGGAGTTGTTTCAAAAAGAGCGTGGAGAAAAAATGGGTTGGTTTTCAACTGCAACGCTTCTTGGACGTTTTGCTGCTCCGCTTGCCGGGGGCGGTATAATAAGCGCAATGGCTGTTTATGGTTCGTTTCAATTCACCGCAGTATACATAGTATGCAGCGTTGCGGGTATTGCGACGTTTCTGATAGCGCTTCATATCCCCCGGGGAACGGAACAGCATGCCACAGGAAAAAGCTGGCAGGGCTCATGGGAGACGTTTAAAGCGGTGATTACCTCAAGGGCAATCATTATCACCAGCGCTGTTGAAGCAGCAATACTGTTTCTTTACGGCACATTCGAGACCTTTCTCCCTCTGTATGCGTTAAAATCAGGATTTACTACCGCTGAGGTGGGAATCTTTCTTTCGGTACAGATTATCACGCTTGCACTGACAAGGCCGTCGATGGGGAGATTCTCTGATATGCATGGCAGAAAACCACAAATTTTTTTCGGGGCCTTGCTCGGTGCGGTATGTATGGGACTACTTGCTTTTGTGCAGGGGTTTGTATGGTTCCTCACAGTAAGCATTTTCATCGGACTCAGCCTTTCGATTGTCACGGCAGCAACCTCGGCCCTTATCGCAGACCTCAGCAAAAGCGAAGGACGGGGATCTGCCATGGGCATACTGGGGTCGATCATGGATATCGGACATACGACCGGACCGATTGTCGCAGGGATTGTGGCGGCGATGTACGGGTTTGAAAAGGCGTTTCTTGTTGCTGCGGCATTGCTCGCAACACTGGCACTGATATTTCTGATGCATGCCGGCAGATCAGCCTTGTATGATTTTCAAAAGGGGTAA
- a CDS encoding DUF4337 domain-containing protein, with the protein MHKEQLQETVEKAGEALHSMEEPSNGKDHEKFRFFPYLALSTAILAVLGAIAGLQETLMTSKMLIAKNEEILNQTHASNMWSYYQAKSIKENIYRVGGEVQPKKKTEYEGFVAKYEQQQEEIAKQAKHYENTAVNKSKESSYYLRKHHILTYSVTAFQIAIALASVAALMKSVRFWIFAMAVGSTGAAVFIYGMIV; encoded by the coding sequence ATGCATAAGGAACAGTTGCAGGAAACGGTTGAAAAAGCAGGAGAGGCTCTTCATTCAATGGAAGAACCGAGTAACGGAAAAGACCATGAAAAATTTCGCTTTTTTCCATACCTTGCGCTAAGCACAGCAATCCTCGCTGTATTGGGCGCCATAGCGGGCCTCCAAGAAACACTCATGACATCGAAGATGCTTATCGCAAAAAACGAGGAAATCCTCAATCAAACCCATGCGTCAAATATGTGGAGTTATTATCAGGCGAAGAGCATCAAGGAAAATATTTATCGCGTTGGGGGTGAAGTTCAGCCAAAGAAAAAAACAGAATATGAAGGGTTCGTCGCAAAATACGAACAACAGCAGGAAGAGATTGCAAAGCAGGCGAAACATTACGAGAACACCGCCGTCAACAAAAGCAAAGAGAGTTCATACTATTTAAGGAAACACCATATTCTCACCTATAGCGTTACCGCATTTCAGATTGCTATTGCACTCGCTTCAGTGGCTGCACTTATGAAGAGCGTAAGGTTCTGGATATTTGCGATGGCGGTCGGCAGTACGGGGGCTGCAGTATTTATCTATGGAATGATAGTGTGA
- a CDS encoding HAD family hydrolase — protein MRLILFDIDSTLIDSGGAGVRALDLALRELFSIENGFYGISMAGKTDPSIMREGLIKHGLSADGNLDLVTESYLRHLESEIQNNRKTIKPGICETLEKLRTVHGIALGLLTGNIERGARIKLEPFGLNRYFPSGAFGSDDEDRNMLLPVAVSRYQELTSHTIQIEECLVVGDTPRDVECAKIHGAACFAVATGPYSAEALRDAGADYVVEDLSDQNSLLQIL, from the coding sequence ATGCGTCTCATACTCTTCGACATAGACAGCACACTGATTGATTCAGGAGGGGCGGGAGTGCGTGCCCTCGATCTTGCGCTCAGGGAATTGTTCTCAATAGAGAACGGATTTTACGGCATCAGCATGGCCGGAAAAACCGACCCTTCCATCATGCGTGAAGGGCTGATAAAGCACGGGCTGTCTGCGGACGGCAATCTGGATCTGGTCACAGAAAGCTATCTCAGACATCTCGAGTCGGAGATACAGAATAACCGGAAGACGATCAAACCGGGTATCTGCGAGACGCTTGAAAAGCTGCGCACGGTGCACGGTATTGCCCTCGGCCTTCTTACCGGCAACATCGAAAGGGGTGCAAGAATAAAACTTGAGCCATTTGGCCTGAACAGATATTTTCCCTCGGGTGCGTTCGGGAGCGATGATGAGGACAGGAATATGCTCCTGCCCGTTGCAGTCAGCCGCTATCAGGAGTTGACCTCTCACACAATTCAGATTGAAGAATGCCTTGTGGTGGGAGATACCCCCCGTGATGTGGAATGTGCGAAGATTCATGGTGCTGCCTGTTTTGCGGTAGCGACTGGCCCGTATTCTGCTGAAGCGCTGAGGGATGCCGGTGCAGACTATGTTGTGGAGGACCTGTCGGACCAGAATTCACTACTTCAGATCCTGTAA
- a CDS encoding AMP-binding protein: MRKVIPELLGEAAEKSKDTPAVNYFQEGWVTITYGELMQNTKRIASHLMQSGIVKGDRVAILSENRHEWCTGYLSASLAGAVAVPIDAQLGPEEIHTLLADSESKAVFHSAKTKDTLFGALNILPAPFSPVTINFDDARFIDICKTSPLEGYPGIAGEDVASLIYTSGTTGKPKGVLLTHENFIADADAIGQIGIIEPGDNFIAILPYHHTYPFMGNFILPLSLGLTVTFPPSLKGPELLATIREKGVTILVGVPQLLELIRNGILNRIRQLPGPLPGIMLRVLKLCGGIRKAAGMNAGKVIFKSAHRALGSQFRFFASGGAKLNPEVMQDLEALGFTVLEGYGLTETAPVVTFNSPRLRRKPGSIGKQLPSVEIKIISPETGEEAGVHEEGEIVIKGPMVMKGYYKNPEATAQVLREGWFASGDLGYKDEEGYIFVTGRLKEVIVLSSGKNIYPEEVEKQYLKVPLIKEICVMGIGEKGLVESLHAAIVPDFEYAKKAQIGNLQETLKWEIHNISLRLPQYMRIRGYTVQTDPLPRTPLGKLRRFMVKDMTSARGKETKVKEEDKTLMQDAVGSKVVECLTPLLKEKVRIQSSDNLELDLGLDSLARIELIVTLEKAFSLKLPETLIAEVQTVEELVRKIKEFGTGGLRDIREKPLWRDILRTEPDIEEQKKAGLEHSFPDWMITRAGLALIRFLAKAGFRLTGRGLENVPEKGPYIIAPNHASFLDAFCIGSVLPARAFRDLYSLGIQKYFTGKTGGVFARLAHVIPVDQELYLNKALQMSSYVLGKGKSLLIFPEGGRSFDGGLLEFKKGVGILAIELNVPVVPAYIKGSFEALPRNAVWPRFTKIEVMFGRPFHASSLDMTKKPEQLDAYQFFVNEARKRVEELQDLK; encoded by the coding sequence ATGAGGAAAGTCATTCCTGAACTACTGGGCGAAGCAGCGGAAAAATCAAAGGATACCCCTGCGGTCAATTATTTTCAAGAAGGCTGGGTGACAATCACCTACGGCGAACTCATGCAGAACACCAAACGCATCGCATCGCATCTTATGCAGAGTGGCATCGTGAAGGGTGACCGGGTTGCGATCCTTTCCGAAAACAGGCACGAATGGTGTACAGGATACCTTTCCGCATCCCTTGCAGGCGCCGTGGCAGTACCGATTGATGCCCAGCTCGGCCCTGAGGAGATACATACCCTCCTTGCCGATTCAGAATCGAAGGCGGTTTTTCACAGCGCAAAAACCAAGGATACCCTGTTCGGGGCACTGAATATCCTCCCTGCTCCGTTTTCTCCTGTCACGATAAATTTTGATGATGCCCGCTTCATTGACATATGCAAAACTTCTCCTCTGGAAGGATATCCCGGGATCGCAGGGGAAGATGTCGCCTCTCTCATTTATACTTCCGGCACGACCGGCAAACCAAAAGGAGTTCTTCTCACGCATGAGAACTTTATTGCTGATGCAGATGCCATAGGTCAGATCGGGATTATCGAGCCCGGCGACAACTTCATTGCGATTCTCCCGTACCACCATACATACCCTTTCATGGGGAACTTCATCCTGCCTCTTTCTCTGGGTCTCACCGTCACTTTCCCGCCAAGCCTGAAGGGACCGGAACTTCTGGCTACGATTCGGGAAAAGGGGGTGACCATCCTCGTCGGCGTACCCCAGTTGCTCGAACTGATACGGAATGGCATTCTCAACAGGATCAGGCAGCTTCCCGGCCCCCTGCCGGGGATAATGCTCCGTGTGCTGAAACTCTGCGGAGGAATCAGAAAAGCAGCGGGAATGAATGCCGGCAAGGTGATATTCAAATCCGCGCACAGGGCGCTCGGCAGCCAGTTCAGGTTCTTTGCGTCCGGCGGCGCAAAACTGAACCCTGAGGTGATGCAGGATCTCGAGGCGCTCGGATTCACCGTTCTCGAAGGCTATGGCCTTACAGAAACTGCGCCGGTGGTTACCTTTAACAGTCCCCGCCTCAGGAGAAAACCCGGGTCTATCGGCAAACAGCTCCCTTCGGTCGAAATAAAGATCATCAGTCCCGAAACCGGCGAAGAGGCGGGGGTACATGAGGAGGGAGAGATAGTAATAAAGGGCCCTATGGTCATGAAGGGCTACTACAAGAACCCGGAGGCAACCGCGCAGGTGCTCAGAGAAGGCTGGTTTGCAAGCGGCGACCTCGGATACAAAGATGAGGAAGGATATATTTTCGTCACCGGAAGACTGAAAGAAGTGATTGTCCTGAGTTCAGGGAAGAACATTTATCCGGAAGAAGTTGAAAAACAGTACCTGAAAGTTCCACTCATAAAAGAGATATGTGTGATGGGGATTGGGGAGAAAGGGCTCGTTGAGTCGCTCCACGCCGCGATTGTCCCGGACTTTGAATATGCGAAGAAGGCGCAGATCGGGAATCTCCAGGAGACACTCAAATGGGAGATTCACAATATCTCACTCCGCCTCCCCCAGTACATGAGGATAAGGGGATACACCGTCCAGACTGACCCTCTGCCAAGGACCCCTCTGGGAAAGCTCAGGAGGTTTATGGTTAAAGATATGACTTCGGCGCGGGGAAAAGAAACGAAAGTGAAGGAAGAAGACAAAACGCTTATGCAGGATGCCGTGGGCAGCAAGGTTGTCGAATGTCTGACACCGCTGCTGAAAGAAAAGGTCCGGATTCAGTCGTCGGACAACCTTGAACTCGATCTCGGGCTTGATTCCTTAGCAAGAATTGAGCTGATAGTGACCCTTGAAAAGGCTTTTTCCCTGAAACTCCCTGAAACCCTGATCGCAGAGGTGCAGACGGTCGAAGAGCTTGTGAGGAAGATAAAGGAATTCGGGACAGGAGGTCTCCGAGACATTCGGGAGAAGCCCCTGTGGAGAGATATCCTGCGGACAGAACCGGACATTGAAGAACAGAAAAAGGCAGGCCTTGAGCATTCCTTCCCGGACTGGATGATTACACGAGCCGGACTTGCGCTTATCCGGTTCCTTGCCAAGGCAGGTTTCAGGCTGACAGGCAGGGGTCTTGAGAATGTGCCTGAAAAGGGACCGTATATCATTGCCCCGAATCATGCAAGCTTCCTCGATGCATTCTGCATCGGTTCCGTGCTCCCTGCCAGGGCATTCCGGGACCTCTATTCCCTTGGTATTCAGAAATACTTCACCGGCAAAACAGGAGGGGTGTTTGCAAGACTTGCCCATGTCATTCCCGTTGATCAGGAATTATACCTCAATAAGGCCCTGCAGATGTCGTCGTATGTGCTGGGGAAAGGGAAATCGCTCCTGATATTCCCTGAAGGAGGCCGGTCCTTCGACGGGGGACTGCTGGAGTTCAAGAAGGGGGTCGGCATACTTGCTATCGAATTGAATGTCCCTGTTGTGCCGGCATATATCAAAGGTTCGTTTGAGGCTTTGCCACGCAACGCAGTATGGCCACGGTTTACAAAAATCGAGGTCATGTTCGGGAGGCCTTTTCATGCTTCAAGTTTAGATATGACGAAGAAGCCCGAACAACTGGATGCATATCAATTCTTTGTCAATGAGGCAAGAAAAAGAGTCGAAGAGTTACAGGATCTGAAGTAG